The following are encoded together in the Janthinobacterium sp. Marseille genome:
- a CDS encoding methyl-accepting chemotaxis protein, whose amino-acid sequence MSFLSNFRIGTRLAIGFILVLALSVASTAIALIHARQNAEATRLMMEKPLAKERITSDWYVFIYSAIARTSMIARSTDDTLSDVFADVIADSTKQGSALLKSLEGMITSDAERKLYQQTIELRKAYQKGKEDVMNAKKGGNKAEAERAYLQIFLPAAKAYQEKVLEFLSVQRKAIDQISRDIDDAHQRSLNLMIGLGVLLILLGAACAIVITRSITKPLRSAIDVASRAADGDLTGDIGKPSKDEIGDLMRALGGMNDGLKKIVNDVKAGTDFINTASAEIAHGNLDLSSRTEQQAASLEETASSMEELTSTVKQNAENAQQANQLAVSASDVAAKGGAVVKEMISTMGAINSSSRKIVDIIGVIDGIAFQTNILALNAAVEAARAGEQGRGFAVVATEVRSLAQRSAAAAKEIKSLIGDSVSNVDAGSKLVSEAGKTMDDVVNSIRHVTDIMNEIMAASQEQSSGIEQVNTAISQMDQVTQQNAALVEEAAAASQSLRDQADKLAQIVNVFKLDERQPASAQAVRTEHHSLAHDAHTSLPFNAAPARG is encoded by the coding sequence ACTTCCGACTGGTACGTCTTCATTTATTCCGCGATTGCCCGCACCTCGATGATCGCCCGCAGCACGGATGACACGCTCTCCGATGTTTTTGCCGATGTCATCGCCGACAGCACCAAACAAGGCAGTGCGCTGCTAAAGAGCCTGGAAGGCATGATCACCAGCGACGCCGAGCGCAAGTTGTATCAGCAGACTATCGAGCTGCGCAAAGCGTATCAAAAGGGCAAAGAAGATGTCATGAACGCGAAGAAAGGTGGCAACAAGGCGGAAGCCGAACGCGCTTATCTGCAGATATTCCTGCCGGCCGCCAAGGCCTATCAGGAAAAAGTACTGGAGTTCCTGTCAGTCCAGCGCAAAGCCATCGACCAGATTTCCCGCGATATTGACGACGCGCATCAGCGCAGCCTGAACCTGATGATAGGACTGGGCGTACTGCTGATCCTGCTGGGTGCCGCCTGCGCCATCGTCATCACGCGCAGCATCACCAAGCCATTGCGCTCTGCAATTGATGTCGCCAGTCGCGCCGCGGATGGTGACCTCACCGGCGACATCGGCAAACCATCGAAGGATGAAATCGGCGACCTGATGCGTGCGCTTGGTGGCATGAATGACGGCCTGAAGAAAATCGTCAACGATGTCAAAGCCGGTACCGACTTCATTAATACCGCCTCAGCTGAAATTGCCCACGGCAATCTCGACCTGTCATCACGTACCGAACAACAGGCTGCGTCGCTGGAAGAAACCGCATCGTCGATGGAAGAGCTGACATCAACCGTCAAGCAAAATGCCGAAAATGCACAGCAGGCAAATCAGCTCGCCGTGTCCGCCTCCGATGTCGCCGCCAAGGGTGGTGCCGTCGTCAAGGAAATGATCAGCACCATGGGTGCCATCAATAGCTCATCGCGCAAGATCGTCGACATTATCGGCGTCATCGACGGCATCGCTTTCCAGACCAATATCCTGGCACTGAATGCAGCAGTCGAAGCGGCGCGTGCCGGCGAACAGGGCCGTGGCTTTGCCGTCGTTGCGACCGAAGTCCGCAGCCTGGCGCAACGATCCGCTGCGGCTGCAAAAGAAATCAAGAGTCTGATCGGCGACTCGGTCAGCAATGTCGATGCCGGCAGCAAGCTGGTGAGCGAAGCCGGCAAGACGATGGATGATGTTGTCAACAGCATCCGCCATGTGACCGATATCATGAACGAGATCATGGCGGCCAGCCAGGAGCAGAGTTCCGGCATCGAGCAAGTCAACACGGCCATCAGCCAAATGGATCAAGTCACGCAACAAAATGCAGCGCTGGTTGAAGAAGCCGCCGCCGCATCGCAATCCTTGCGCGACCAGGCCGACAAGCTGGCGCAAATCGTCAACGTCTTCAAGCTCGACGAGCGTCAACCGGCCAGTGCGCAAGCGGTACGCACCGAGCATCACAGCCTGGCGCACGACGCGCATACTTCGCTGCCTTTCAATGCAGCACCTGCGCGCGGCTGA
- a CDS encoding 4-oxalocrotonate decarboxylase, with protein MLMSTQANRYAHQLLAARADAQQIPCLTKDDHLTIADGYDVAKCIVDIRIAQGETPIGRKIGFTNRRIWPNYGEREPINAPIWAHMYDDTVRYSEDNHGLQDLTGAVQPRIEPEIVFKLAKAPPVNATLEDIADCIEWMAHGFELVVCPFADWKFEAADAVAAFGFHGALILGEPHMLSSATRAHLADILTAASVSLSYSEGAEFRLHSAGFGSNVMDSPVHALLNLHQTLQTQPQFAPLAAGEIIATGTLTDAYPVKPGQTWSTAFSGVALPGLTLSFV; from the coding sequence ATGTTGATGTCAACCCAAGCCAATCGATACGCGCACCAATTACTGGCCGCGCGAGCGGATGCGCAACAAATTCCCTGCCTGACCAAAGACGATCATCTGACGATTGCGGATGGCTATGACGTCGCCAAATGCATAGTCGATATCCGCATTGCGCAGGGCGAGACGCCGATCGGGCGCAAGATTGGTTTCACCAATCGCCGCATCTGGCCGAACTATGGTGAGCGCGAACCTATCAATGCACCGATCTGGGCACATATGTACGACGATACGGTGCGCTATTCGGAAGACAATCACGGCTTGCAGGATTTGACGGGTGCGGTCCAGCCGCGCATAGAACCGGAGATCGTGTTCAAGCTGGCGAAAGCACCACCAGTCAATGCGACGCTGGAAGATATTGCCGATTGCATCGAATGGATGGCACACGGTTTTGAGCTGGTGGTTTGTCCATTTGCCGACTGGAAGTTTGAGGCGGCCGACGCTGTCGCAGCCTTCGGTTTCCATGGCGCACTGATCCTGGGTGAGCCGCATATGCTGTCGTCGGCGACGCGCGCGCATCTGGCCGATATCCTGACTGCAGCCAGCGTCTCGTTGTCGTATAGCGAAGGTGCGGAATTCAGGCTGCACAGCGCAGGGTTTGGCAGCAATGTCATGGATAGCCCGGTGCATGCTTTATTGAACCTGCACCAGACCCTGCAGACGCAACCACAGTTCGCGCCTTTGGCGGCGGGTGAAATTATTGCGACGGGTACCCTGACCGATGCTTATCCGGTGAAGCCGGGACAAACCTGGTCGACTGCATTTTCCGGCGTGGCTTTGCCGGGACTGACCTTATCCTTCGTCTAG